One window of the Megalops cyprinoides isolate fMegCyp1 chromosome 2, fMegCyp1.pri, whole genome shotgun sequence genome contains the following:
- the ttc21a gene encoding tetratricopeptide repeat protein 21B, whose translation MAESDSTCLASLVYYFGEKYYRQAIMTSVQYLKLYGNDPVLLFFKAHGILMEGRIQEAIRDLEQIRDKPDVSLCSLMALIYAHKQTETVDRDAVEELDSQLKASRKAAGDKALYYAAMFLWLMGRGDKARDYLDRMLKMSSSSREGLILKGWIEVTSENDLNRNKALRYFDSGMSDSKNVFGLMGKVRYFTGKQNFSGALEVVNQIIASHPDFLPALTLKMNLFLAQQDWEQSLDTASRNLQKDGHNLKALQIMAVHDLAKDGDLIKAREHLQALLSAVEITEPSTPSLHVSITVPISRMCGNNTEVLQTLCQFVERAFAKAPTDACIATEIGYLLVLQNKIKEAMRWYSTAIKLDGSSMPALAGVIRCQLLQGQLEEAAQQLEFLGEIQQSIGQSAELGLLQAMLAHKRGAGADVVSSLLKEATELHFSAIQGLPLGVEYFEKLNPAFLFEVVKTHLAVCQPCTVGQPLPFGLMHSAMILEPVVKTAPGILPGAYLMAKVKFLSGDLTSAQSLLTHCLELDPTLSEVHLLQAHLYLSMGDFKKCLQSLETGVSHNFQVRELPQYHLIKAKALKKTGDLPEAIQSLKMVMSLPGVRREVKGKEASISNSDRVSAYLELAEALRLNGEQHEAIKVMQDAIVNFTGTPEEIQVTLANVDLALSKDDINTALTLLRGITPNQLHYAEAKEKIAKIYLEKRKDKKLYIACYRELYEDQPGPHSSVLLGDAYMRVEEPEKAIEVYQEALKKTPRDAALARKIGQALVKTHQYNKALSYYEAALKISGQDFLRSDLVELLLKMRQYERAQKILNQALDHEPTNELSNMMNDVKYLLLLATIYKRCGSPAMETLEKAYNIQMRVMRRLPLEQPESFQEQKTLASTICHQIAQLSRSQRDFERAKKSYKEALTHCEGDLQIILELAHLRLEQGNMEACYQQCQVLLKNQEDNEEASMLMADLLFRRKEYDTAVLCYKRLMEHTTDNYFVLAKFINMLRRTGKLDDVPAYFQKCEKDHPRAPIEPGYNFCKGLYCWHVGQVNEALMHFNKARRDTDWGEGALCHMIQICLNPDNDTIGGEVFEVAQEEWRRESEPWGVTTAQNLLKGYRPRTKQGEDKMALLYSHCLMATKEPKQVERALAAFTEMASSQENNAAYLLAMAQAFMILKQTPRARNQLKRLSKMEWTENNAEELEKSWLLLSDIYIKSGKYDIATDLLKRCLLYNKSCSKAFEYLGFIMENEQSYKDAAGYYEQAWKYSNRVNPSMGFRLAFNYLKYKRYTEAIDVCRKVLTEHPGYPLIRTEILERAQLALRP comes from the exons GCATCACTTGTGTATTATTTCGGGGAGAAATACTACCGCCAAGCCATAATGACTTCAGTGCAGTATTTAAAACTGTACGGTAATGATccagttctgctgtttttcaaagCCCATGGAATTTTGATGGAAG GTCGTATTCAAGAGGCCATTCGTGATCTGGAGCAAATAAGAGACAAGCCAGATGTCTCCTTGTGCTCTCTCATGGCTCTTATCTATGCGCATAAGCAGACTGAAACTGTTG ATCGAGATGCTGTGGAGGAGCTTGATTCTCAGCTGAAAGCAAGTCGCAAGGCAGCTGGCGACAAGGCCCTGTACTATGCTGCCATGTTTTTGTGGCTTATGGGCCGTGGTGACAAAGCTAGGGACTATCTGGACAGAATGCTCAAGATGTCCAGTTCCTCAAGAGAG GGGCTAATTCTGAAGGGGTGGATTGAAGTCACTTCTGAGAATGATCTGAACAGAAACAAGGCCCTCCGATACTTCGACAGTGGGATGTCAGACTCCAAGAATGTGTTTGGGCTGATGGGAAAG GTTAGGTATTTCACGGGAAAACAGAACTTCTCAGGAGCCCTTGAAGTGGTGAACCAGATCATTGCCTCTCATCCTGACTTCCTCCCAGCTTTAACCCTGAAGATGAATCTGTTTCTGGCCCAACAAGACTGGGAACAATCTCTGGACACCGCATCCCG GAATTTGCAGAAAGACGGACATAATTTGAAAGCTCTTCAGATAATGGCAGTCCATGATTTAGCGAAAGATGGTGACCTAATCAAG GCACGGGAGCATCTTCAGGCACTGCTTAGTGCAGTGGAGATAACAGAGCCCTCCACACCAAGTCTGCATGTCAGTATTACAGTGCCCATCAGCAGAATG TGTGGAAACAACACAGAAGTCCTGCAAactctgtgtcagtttgtgGAACGTGCCTTTGCCAAGGCACCAACAGACGCTTGTATAGCCACTGAAATTGGCTACCTACTTGTCCTCCAAAACAAGATTAAAGAGGCTATGAGATGGTACTCTACTGCCATCAAACTGGATGGGAGCAGTATGCCAGCCTTGGCAG GTGTGATCCGTTGCCAGCTGCTTCAAGGGCAGCTTGAAGAAGCAGCACAGCAGCTAGAGTTCCTTGGCGAAATACAACAGTCCATCGGCCAATCAGCG GAGTTGGGCCTTCTCCAGGCCATGTTAGCCCATAAAAGAGGGGCAGGTGCGGACGTCGTGAGTTCCCTGCTGAAGGAGGCCACCGAGCTGCACTTCTCTGCCATTCAGGGGCTGCCCTTGGGGGTGGAGTACTTTGAGAAGCTCAACCCCGCATTCCTCTTTGAGGTGGTGAAGACACACCTGGCTGTCTGTCAG CCTTGTACTGTTGGTCAGCCATTGCCATTTGGGTTGATGCACTCTGCCATGATCCTGGAGCCCGTGGTCAAAACTGCTCCTGGAATTTTACCTGGTGCCTACCTCATGGCCAAGGTGAAATTTCTTTCAG GTGACCTCACATCTGCCCAGAGCCTTCTAACACACTGTCTGGAGCTGGACCCAACCTTGTCAGAAGTCCACCTGCTGCAAGCACACCTTTACCTTTCCATGGGGGACTTCAAAAAATGCCTCCAGTCCCTGGAGACAGGAGTGAGCCACAACTTTCAG GTTCGGGAGCTGCCCCAGTACCACCTGATCAAAGCCAAAGCCCTGAAGAAGACGGGAGACCTTCCAGAAGCCATCCAGAGCCTGAAGATGGTCATGAGCCTGCCGGGGGTGAGAAGAGAGGTGAAAGGCAAAGAGGCCTCCATAAGCAACAGTGACCGCGTGTCCGCATACCTGGAGCTGGCCGAAGCACTGCGATTGAATGGGGAACAG CACGAAGCCATAAAGGTAATGCAGGATGCCATCGTGAACTTCACCGGAACACCTGAGGAGATCCAAGTTACGCTGGCAAATGTAGACCTGGCTCTGTCCAAAGACGACATCAATACTGCTTTGACTCTCCTGCGTGGCATCACACCCAACCAGCTGCATTATGCAGAGGCCAAAGAAAAGATAGCCAAAATCTACCTGGAGAAACGAAAAGACAAGAAACTCTACATCGCATGCTACAG gGAACTGTACGAGGATCAGCCAGGGCCTCACTCCAGTGTTCTCCTGGGGGATGCGTACATGAGAGTGGAAGAG CCAGAAAAGGCTATTGAGGTTTATCAGGAGGCGTTGAAGAAGACTCCCAGAGATGCAGCCTTGGCGAGAAAGATAGGACAAGCATTAGTGAAGACCCATCAGTACAACAAG GCTCTTAGCTACTACGAAGCTGCCCTGAAGATCAGCGGACAGGATTTCCTGCGTAGCGATTTGGTAGAGCTTCTTCTGAAAATGCGGCAATATGAAAGAGCACAGAAAATTCTCAACCAGGCTTTGGACCATGAACCAA cAAATGAGTTATCGAACATGATGAATGATGTAAAGTATTTACTGTTGCTGGCGACAATCTACAAGAGGTGTGGATCTCCTGCTATGGAAACATTGGAGAAG GCCTACAATATCCAGATGAGGGTCATGAGACGCCTCCCCCTGGAGCAGCCGGAATCTTTTCAGGAACAGAAAACTTTGGCGTCCACCATCTGCCACCAAATCGCCCAGCTGAGCCGTTCTCAGCGTGACTTTGAGAGGGCCAAGAAGTCCTACAAAGAGGCCCTGACCCACTGCGAGGGAGACTTGCAG ATAATCCTTGAGTTGGCCCATTTGCGCCTAGAGCAGGGTAACATGGAGGCTTGCTATCAGCAGTGTCAGGTGTTGCTGAAGAACCAGGAGGACAATGAAGAGGCATCCATG CTAATGGCAGATCTATTGTTTCGGAGGAAAGAATACGATACTGCAGTCCTATGCTACAAACGACTTATGGAGCATACCACAG ACAACTACTTTGTTTTGGCCAAGTTCATAAACATGCTCAGAAGAACAGGAAAGCTTGACGACGTCCCAGCCTACTTTCAAAAATGCGAGAAGGACCACCCCAGGGCTCCCATAGAACCAGGCTATAACTTTTGCAAGGGACTGTACTGCTG GCATGTGGGCCAAGTGAATGAAGCTTTGATGCACTTCAACAAGGCCCGGAGGGACAcagactggggggagggggcattgTGTCACATGATCCAGATCTGCCTCAACCCTGACAACGACACCATCGGAGGGGAGGTGTTTGAGGTGGCTCAGGAGGAATGGAG AAGGGAGTCCGAGCCCTGGGGAGTGACCACAGCGCAGAACCTGCTGAAGGGTTACCGTCCTCGCACAAAACAGGGGGAGGACAAAATGGCCCTCCTTTACAGCCACTGTCTGATGGCCACCAAGGAGCCTAAGCAGGTGGAGAGGGCTCTTGCGGCTTTCACTGAAATGGCCTCATCACAG GAGAACAATGCGGCGTATCTTCTAGCCATGGCCCAAGCCTTCATGATCCTCAAACAGACGCCCAGAGCCAGGAACCAGCTGAAGAGACTCTCGAAAATGGAGTGGACCGAGAACAAtgcagaggagctggagaaaaGCTGGCTGCTCTtgtctgacatttacatcaaGTCTGGCAAATATGACATCGCCACCGACCTCCTAAAACGCTGCCTCCTTTACAACAAG tCTTGTAGCAAAGCGTTTGAGTACTTGGGATTCATCATGGAGAATGAGCAGTCCTACAAGGATGCTGCTGGTTACTATGAGCAGGCCTGGAAGTACAGCAACCGGGTGAACCCCTCCATGG GTTTCAGGCTCGCCTTCAATTATCTGAAATACAAGAGATACACAGAAGCAATAGATGTTTGTCGCAAG GTTCTGACTGAGCACCCTGGCTACCCACTGATCCGGACAGAAATTCTGGAGCGGGCCCAGCTGGCGCTGAGGCCTTAG